One Spirochaeta africana DSM 8902 genomic window carries:
- a CDS encoding Ig-like domain-containing protein → MSVYTRRVVRWTIVAAVAAVFSVSCENPFQVGLGSTVDIEPPSVRVGSLENGDYVRGTITLSGTASDDRTVDRVTIQFTEDGETVSMRADLERTNGEWEWSYKLDTTKYSDGEKNFVFYVRDTAGKVTETRLLLYFDNQPPTVVMNTPRNFATSPDNPYYGDIVVSGTAADEYGVSRVEVMAYSASSGAELWRSPEDAAIGTNSWSVVFRSTDYVASSGNVLFGVRAWDRSGNVSTHFYHDDDLRADDDLSDLLVTDLHQIEIGRRSSPSLQTLRDARRYLPESDESRRVQVYIDQDENLPVITVSYPDQDSSLDDNVLPPNARFVGLVEDPDGIDLDSVRIRFRSGDDTTEWYNRSSDRMSLSGNQVVRWTFENSSAGIELLEPGVHELQVEATDLLGFSRTTPWVGFEIDAGAPYVEITSPQQGQYLNSRTVEVSGGAVGQNDPLEVSVRVNEHTDYTDPVQPAGDGSWNITLEDVPTGQVTLRARVRDASGKQTFFNTIVTIDDTPPTAQIVSPTKGRSVNNFVRIVGSADDNLLLDRVELLVGKQQEVIPLDGTYNWEYLLDSPLFSNPDDADEISPNIWELPLQVRVYDRAGNVGYSDEDYYIVLDQDGDKPQITNIISPQEEYPSVNRVAGSLNFTGTAVDDDAIKRVEMQLIALVDGQEHYIVRDFTASEGAGNPYELVDPANPDTTNPDESWENAWRPINGTSLWSARLNEQGELYSLDDLAGISGHTGNFLIRVRAVDQKLDGSGAPSVVGDAVDVRVQFDDTLPAILNMNYEENEYVSGEFTLEFDAVKQDDGSGAQISSIRYSLDNGTNWNNYSFSPGTNVPVSIPIDSTDYFPDTSDRMRIRIRVEDTTGYLTERTLSLYVDNSFPEVMSSETRVDGSAEQLGDMHNLNESPHSSVFLSGVARDPGTGGNIRKVEVYFVRGDDVLHIGGGVAQEAADTDFGGGQGFVPYTDSEDHKIKILRSHNLGDNGKRIRTVSNDYIWEAEVDTTALGDGPVEIHYVAWDNADNRTHGMTEGFIQNYKPVIGDVTVGTDLNYDGEVDEAERFTYNARFNARGFIYIEPEVAGGNDPNDIEILHDDEVLTPVVGDHTYSLQDIDDGEDEFIIRVTDAVGITVEKAILVAVDQEDTTPPTITIDGLPEPAMNGSLRAGHVEAVSPHNEGRPSVSGEVIISGSAGDDQRIQELRLSIPGIQDNVVAADWDTDVHELRSRIDGFEIVSQSLSVTDGHEISWELTWNTAELPNVAGFDVPVTLTAQDFRTGSPPPTEAAQSYDVVPYITGLRNTATNQGLAHAVLRSATGAYSIRQFDGESFVVDGFNLPRSGTPNSAVRIFNNREESGTALANPEIESFSDGATSIEVSTSPGELSHSGYLQVSANGVASINNRVDNSETDWNPRSEQWNDDRYLHVWGVTRMLTGVSDQTFYYPSMVVRNGQPVFSYTDDNDGAARITTGDQSSARRVGLWFERQTALAYNDAANSPDFMVSTQDAFSGGNIGFLQLNTGRNANAAVGTPTNNNRVMELVGTDYLGRQLNRFQYPNLIATGTNANTQIYLTYYDAHPDARYIRFFSFDVRGATNNFPASNLTRPANDASIASNGNITVPGTEDGASSRYHSLIMIDGDIAVVYYDETDQNLKMSYSSDHTDDDSLADPGSSWGNMTLDADDFQGRYVSAAADDSTVYVAYFDGGNASLKFLTIDWATKTVSTPVVVDSYLSTGSWTNIELIDGLPHISYYADSYNGTRSPIRLAYPVAANGRTAAENMHRDGAGEDERYTGNWEAMAVPAASPPRGGMEQFNRTQIGTYSAEEQNLPVVGWLADRLEYARLMPNDED, encoded by the coding sequence ATGAGTGTATATACGCGCCGGGTCGTCCGCTGGACGATCGTTGCCGCAGTGGCGGCTGTCTTTTCTGTCTCATGCGAAAACCCGTTCCAGGTAGGGCTGGGCAGTACGGTGGATATCGAACCGCCTTCGGTGCGGGTGGGTTCACTGGAGAATGGTGACTATGTCCGCGGCACCATTACCCTGAGCGGGACTGCGAGCGATGACCGCACGGTGGATCGCGTGACCATTCAGTTTACCGAAGACGGCGAGACAGTCAGCATGCGCGCTGATCTTGAGCGGACAAACGGTGAATGGGAGTGGAGCTACAAGCTCGATACCACCAAATACTCCGACGGGGAAAAGAATTTCGTTTTTTATGTCCGTGATACTGCCGGCAAGGTAACCGAAACCCGTCTGCTCTTGTACTTTGATAATCAGCCGCCTACCGTGGTTATGAATACCCCGCGTAATTTTGCTACCTCGCCCGACAATCCTTATTACGGCGACATAGTGGTCAGCGGTACCGCTGCCGACGAGTACGGAGTAAGCCGGGTAGAGGTAATGGCATATAGTGCGTCCTCGGGCGCAGAGCTGTGGCGCTCCCCCGAAGATGCCGCAATCGGGACCAACAGCTGGAGTGTCGTGTTTCGGAGCACTGACTATGTGGCGAGTTCCGGAAATGTTCTGTTCGGGGTGCGTGCCTGGGACCGCTCCGGGAACGTGAGTACCCATTTCTACCACGATGACGATCTGCGCGCTGATGACGACCTGTCTGATCTGTTGGTGACCGACCTGCACCAGATTGAGATCGGGAGGCGCAGCTCACCATCCCTGCAAACACTCCGGGATGCGCGCCGCTATCTTCCCGAATCGGATGAGTCCCGCAGGGTGCAGGTCTATATCGACCAGGACGAGAACCTTCCGGTTATTACCGTGAGCTACCCTGATCAGGATAGCAGCCTGGATGATAACGTGCTGCCGCCGAACGCCCGCTTTGTCGGGCTGGTAGAAGACCCCGACGGGATTGACCTGGACTCGGTCAGGATTCGCTTTCGCAGTGGGGATGATACCACCGAGTGGTACAACCGCAGCAGCGACCGGATGAGCCTGAGCGGCAACCAGGTGGTACGCTGGACCTTTGAAAATTCCTCTGCGGGCATCGAACTGCTCGAACCGGGTGTGCATGAACTGCAGGTAGAGGCTACCGATCTGCTTGGCTTCAGCCGGACTACCCCCTGGGTAGGGTTCGAGATCGATGCCGGTGCGCCATATGTCGAGATAACCAGCCCTCAGCAGGGGCAGTATCTGAACAGTCGTACGGTAGAGGTCTCGGGGGGTGCTGTTGGCCAGAATGATCCGCTCGAGGTATCAGTACGAGTCAACGAACACACCGATTACACCGACCCCGTTCAGCCTGCTGGCGACGGCAGCTGGAACATTACCCTGGAAGATGTCCCGACGGGACAGGTTACCCTGCGCGCCCGGGTGCGTGATGCCAGCGGCAAGCAGACCTTCTTTAACACCATTGTAACGATTGACGATACCCCGCCGACTGCCCAGATTGTTTCGCCGACCAAAGGGCGGTCGGTCAACAACTTTGTGCGTATTGTCGGTTCGGCAGACGACAACCTGCTGCTGGATCGCGTTGAGCTGCTGGTTGGAAAGCAACAGGAGGTTATTCCGCTCGACGGTACCTACAACTGGGAATATCTGCTGGACAGCCCCCTGTTCTCAAACCCGGACGATGCAGATGAGATCAGTCCGAATATCTGGGAGCTGCCGCTGCAGGTGCGGGTGTACGACCGGGCAGGGAATGTCGGCTACAGCGACGAGGACTACTACATTGTCCTGGATCAGGATGGTGACAAGCCCCAGATTACCAACATCATCTCTCCCCAGGAGGAGTATCCATCCGTAAATCGTGTAGCCGGTTCGCTGAATTTTACCGGCACAGCGGTAGATGACGATGCGATCAAACGGGTGGAGATGCAGCTGATTGCCCTGGTGGACGGGCAGGAGCACTATATCGTGCGGGATTTTACCGCCTCCGAGGGTGCCGGGAATCCCTACGAGCTGGTAGATCCAGCCAACCCGGACACCACCAATCCGGATGAGTCATGGGAGAATGCCTGGCGGCCGATCAACGGCACCAGCCTGTGGTCGGCGCGACTGAATGAGCAGGGAGAGCTGTACTCGCTGGATGATCTGGCGGGTATCAGCGGTCACACCGGGAACTTCCTGATTCGGGTGCGTGCGGTTGACCAGAAGCTGGACGGTAGCGGTGCTCCCAGTGTTGTCGGGGATGCGGTCGATGTGCGGGTGCAGTTTGATGACACCCTGCCGGCTATCCTGAACATGAACTACGAGGAGAATGAGTACGTTTCCGGAGAATTCACCCTGGAGTTCGATGCAGTCAAACAGGATGACGGCAGCGGTGCCCAGATATCCAGTATTCGCTACAGCCTGGATAACGGGACGAACTGGAACAACTACAGCTTCAGCCCGGGTACCAATGTGCCTGTATCTATCCCGATTGACTCGACCGACTATTTTCCCGATACCAGCGATCGTATGCGGATTCGCATACGGGTTGAGGATACAACCGGATACCTGACGGAACGAACCTTGAGTCTGTACGTTGACAACAGCTTTCCGGAGGTCATGAGCAGCGAGACCCGGGTGGACGGGTCCGCAGAGCAGCTTGGTGACATGCACAATCTGAATGAATCTCCGCATAGCTCGGTATTCCTCTCCGGTGTAGCCCGGGATCCGGGAACCGGCGGGAATATCCGCAAGGTCGAGGTGTACTTTGTGCGTGGTGATGATGTGCTGCACATCGGGGGCGGCGTGGCTCAGGAAGCAGCCGACACCGATTTTGGCGGCGGTCAGGGGTTTGTTCCCTATACCGACAGCGAGGATCATAAAATCAAGATCCTGCGCTCGCATAATCTGGGTGATAACGGAAAGCGGATTCGCACCGTCAGTAACGACTATATCTGGGAGGCAGAGGTCGATACTACTGCTCTCGGAGACGGCCCGGTAGAGATACATTATGTGGCCTGGGACAATGCCGACAACCGTACCCATGGTATGACAGAGGGATTTATCCAGAACTACAAGCCGGTAATCGGTGATGTTACGGTCGGAACCGACCTGAACTATGACGGTGAGGTGGATGAGGCTGAACGCTTTACCTATAATGCCCGCTTCAATGCACGCGGGTTCATCTATATCGAGCCCGAGGTTGCTGGCGGCAACGACCCGAATGATATCGAGATTCTACATGATGATGAAGTATTGACTCCGGTTGTGGGTGACCATACCTACAGCCTGCAGGATATCGATGATGGCGAGGATGAGTTCATTATCCGGGTAACCGATGCTGTCGGCATTACCGTAGAAAAGGCGATTCTGGTTGCGGTGGATCAGGAGGATACCACCCCGCCAACCATTACCATAGACGGATTGCCGGAGCCGGCTATGAACGGCAGCCTGCGTGCCGGGCATGTGGAGGCGGTCAGCCCCCACAACGAGGGTCGTCCATCGGTCAGTGGCGAGGTGATCATCAGCGGCAGTGCCGGGGATGATCAGCGGATTCAGGAATTGCGGCTGAGTATTCCCGGGATACAAGACAATGTGGTTGCTGCTGACTGGGATACCGATGTGCACGAGTTGCGTTCGCGCATCGATGGATTCGAGATTGTTTCCCAGTCTCTGAGCGTAACGGACGGGCATGAGATCAGCTGGGAACTGACCTGGAACACCGCAGAATTACCGAATGTGGCAGGATTTGATGTGCCGGTAACACTGACGGCTCAGGATTTCCGGACAGGATCGCCTCCGCCGACAGAGGCTGCACAGTCCTACGATGTGGTGCCGTACATAACCGGGCTTCGCAACACAGCCACCAATCAGGGGCTGGCGCACGCTGTTTTGCGCAGTGCTACCGGGGCTTACTCCATCCGGCAATTCGATGGCGAGAGTTTCGTGGTTGACGGGTTCAACCTGCCGAGGTCCGGGACCCCGAACTCGGCGGTGCGCATATTCAACAATCGCGAAGAGTCCGGAACAGCGTTAGCAAATCCGGAGATCGAGTCCTTCTCTGATGGTGCAACCTCTATTGAGGTCTCTACCAGCCCGGGTGAGCTTTCACACTCTGGCTATCTGCAGGTGTCTGCCAACGGGGTGGCCTCGATTAACAACAGGGTGGATAACAGCGAAACAGACTGGAACCCCCGCAGTGAGCAGTGGAATGACGACCGCTACCTGCATGTATGGGGGGTAACCCGGATGCTGACCGGGGTGAGTGATCAGACATTCTACTATCCGTCCATGGTGGTCCGTAATGGACAGCCGGTGTTCAGCTATACCGATGACAATGATGGCGCGGCCCGGATTACCACCGGGGATCAGAGTTCTGCCCGCAGGGTAGGGTTATGGTTTGAACGCCAGACCGCACTGGCCTACAACGATGCGGCGAACAGCCCGGATTTTATGGTCTCCACCCAGGATGCCTTTAGTGGCGGGAATATCGGGTTTCTGCAGCTGAATACGGGGCGAAATGCTAATGCCGCAGTGGGTACTCCAACAAACAACAACCGGGTTATGGAGCTGGTAGGTACCGACTATCTGGGGCGACAGCTGAACCGGTTCCAGTATCCCAATCTGATTGCCACCGGGACCAATGCAAACACACAGATATACCTGACCTACTACGATGCTCACCCTGACGCCCGGTATATCCGGTTCTTCTCGTTTGATGTCAGGGGAGCCACGAACAATTTCCCTGCATCTAATCTCACTCGTCCTGCCAATGATGCAAGCATTGCCTCAAATGGAAATATAACTGTTCCCGGTACCGAGGATGGCGCTTCCAGCAGATATCATTCACTGATCATGATCGATGGGGATATCGCAGTGGTGTACTACGATGAGACCGACCAGAACCTCAAGATGAGTTACTCGAGTGACCATACCGATGACGACAGCCTGGCGGACCCGGGTTCTAGCTGGGGCAACATGACGCTTGATGCGGATGATTTTCAGGGCAGGTATGTGTCGGCGGCCGCCGATGATTCCACCGTGTATGTGGCGTATTTCGACGGCGGCAACGCCAGCCTGAAATTCCTGACCATCGACTGGGCGACCAAGACCGTGAGTACACCGGTGGTGGTTGACAGCTATCTTTCGACCGGCAGCTGGACCAACATCGAGCTGATTGATGGCCTGCCGCATATTTCGTATTACGCAGATTCGTACAATGGTACCAGGAGTCCGATTCGCCTGGCGTATCCGGTTGCGGCCAATGGCCGTACCGCAGCAGAAAATATGCACCGGGATGGTGCCGGGGAGGACGAACGCTACACCGGCAACTGGGAGGCAATGGCAGTGCCGGCAGCCAGTCCTCCCCGTGGCGGCATGGAGCAGTTCAATCGTACCCAGATCGGCACCTACTCGGCAGAGGAGCAGAACCTGCCGGTGGTTGGCTGGCTGGCGGACAGACTGGAGTACGCCAGGTTGATGCCCAACGATGAAGATTAA
- the hflX gene encoding GTPase HflX translates to MIEFTEREPDGAILVGTTNPHRSLHETEDLLNELSELCSNIDLEPRASIIAPLSRPQPRFFVGSGKVDEILQLAEEYDCSCIVFDEELSPSQQRNLERHTKLAVIDRREVILEIFKQRATTQEAVLQVQLASLEYSLPRLTRAWTHLSRQRGGAKGTRGEGEKQLEVDRRLVQRRITAVKRELAQVEEHRATMRKKRESIPMPTGALVGYTNAGKSTLLEYLSGAELGSENKLFATLDPTTKRIELADAGPVLLTDTVGFVRNLPHELVDAFHSTLEETLHASFIVHVVDAAAPNAREQYEAVNAVLRELGAEQYPTIVALNKADLAAPDQLFHPRTPGPVVEISAKTGAGIERLTATIERLLEHTMNRTRFRFPVERSDLPALLHRSGRVLSERYEDDAILVEALVPPRIHGKLQEYVQKKG, encoded by the coding sequence ATGATAGAATTTACCGAGCGCGAACCCGATGGCGCTATCCTGGTGGGTACGACCAACCCGCATCGCAGTCTGCACGAGACCGAGGATCTGTTGAACGAGCTGTCCGAGCTGTGCAGCAACATCGATCTGGAACCAAGAGCCTCGATTATTGCCCCCCTGTCCCGGCCGCAGCCCCGCTTTTTTGTTGGCAGCGGCAAGGTAGACGAGATCCTGCAGCTGGCCGAGGAGTACGACTGCAGCTGTATTGTGTTTGACGAGGAATTATCGCCCAGCCAGCAGCGCAATCTGGAACGCCACACCAAACTGGCGGTGATCGACCGGCGCGAGGTTATCCTGGAGATTTTCAAGCAGCGGGCGACCACCCAGGAGGCGGTGCTGCAGGTGCAACTGGCCAGCCTGGAGTACAGCCTGCCGCGCCTGACCCGGGCATGGACCCACCTGAGCCGACAGCGCGGGGGCGCCAAGGGCACCCGCGGCGAGGGAGAGAAACAGCTGGAGGTGGACCGACGGCTGGTGCAGCGCCGCATCACCGCGGTCAAGCGCGAGCTTGCCCAGGTGGAGGAGCACCGTGCCACCATGCGTAAAAAGCGCGAAAGTATCCCGATGCCTACCGGTGCGCTGGTTGGCTACACCAATGCCGGCAAGTCCACCCTGCTGGAATATCTGTCGGGCGCCGAACTGGGAAGCGAAAACAAGCTGTTTGCCACCCTGGATCCGACCACCAAACGGATCGAACTGGCAGATGCCGGCCCGGTGCTGCTGACCGACACGGTCGGTTTTGTGCGCAACCTGCCGCACGAGCTGGTGGATGCCTTTCACTCAACCCTGGAGGAGACCCTGCATGCCTCGTTTATCGTGCATGTGGTCGACGCGGCAGCTCCCAACGCCCGCGAGCAGTACGAGGCGGTCAATGCCGTATTGCGAGAACTGGGGGCAGAGCAGTACCCGACCATTGTGGCACTGAACAAGGCAGACCTGGCTGCTCCCGATCAGCTGTTTCACCCACGCACCCCGGGACCAGTCGTGGAGATCTCGGCAAAAACCGGGGCCGGAATCGAGCGGTTAACGGCAACCATAGAACGCCTGCTGGAGCATACCATGAACCGCACCCGGTTCCGGTTTCCTGTAGAGCGTAGTGACCTGCCAGCCCTGCTGCACCGCAGCGGCAGGGTACTCAGTGAGCGCTACGAAGATGATGCCATCCTGGTAGAGGCCCTGGTCCCCCCGCGGATACACGGAAAACTCCAGGAGTATGTTCAGAAAAAGGGATAA
- a CDS encoding methylated-DNA--[protein]-cysteine S-methyltransferase, which produces MDLPRIYCHRFDSPIGPLHIAVSRHGELLRIGMTEEHDWPEPVVIEQNKFACGEVEYQLTQYFRGERTRFDLPLQLQGTPFQQAVWERLRRLPYGSTITYGELALKIGNRWAARAVGGAVARNPVPIIVPCHRVVPKTGGIGAYALHSIPDGSGAASKRFLLDLEAPDTQPSGSASADTEPTQPAADSIAG; this is translated from the coding sequence ATGGATCTGCCCCGCATTTATTGCCATCGTTTCGACTCCCCGATCGGCCCGCTGCACATCGCAGTCAGCCGGCATGGAGAGCTACTGCGGATCGGGATGACAGAGGAGCATGACTGGCCCGAGCCGGTGGTCATCGAGCAGAACAAGTTTGCCTGCGGTGAGGTCGAGTATCAGCTGACCCAGTACTTCCGCGGTGAACGCACCCGCTTCGACCTGCCGCTGCAGCTGCAGGGAACCCCCTTCCAGCAGGCTGTCTGGGAACGACTGCGCAGACTGCCGTACGGCAGTACCATAACCTACGGGGAGCTGGCGCTGAAGATCGGCAACCGCTGGGCAGCGCGCGCCGTCGGCGGTGCCGTTGCCCGCAACCCTGTGCCGATCATCGTGCCCTGCCATCGGGTAGTCCCGAAAACCGGGGGAATCGGTGCCTACGCACTGCACAGCATCCCGGATGGGTCCGGGGCGGCCTCAAAGCGCTTCCTGCTGGATCTGGAGGCGCCAGACACACAGCCGTCAGGCTCCGCTTCAGCAGACACCGAACCAACACAACCGGCCGCCGACAGTATTGCCGGCTGA